The following are encoded in a window of Pseudomonas sp. JQ170C genomic DNA:
- a CDS encoding aldehyde dehydrogenase, which produces MATAPREHWEQLFQTLKIEGRAFIDGQYCTSVAGDTFDCSSPVDGRHLAQIASCDSADAERAVAAARRTFDSGVWADQAPAQRKRVLIAFADLLLANAQELALLETLDMGKPIADSLSIDIPAAANAIRWNAEAIDKIYDEVAATPSDQLGLVTRSPVGVVAAIVPWNFPLMMACWKLGPALATGNSVILKPSEKSPLTAIRIAQLALEAGIPAGVLNVLPGYGHTVGKALALHMDVDTLVFTGSTRIAKQLMVYAGESNMKRVWLEAGGKSPNIVFADAPDLQAAAEAAAAAIAFNQGEVCIAGSRLLIERSIKARFLPMVVEALKAWKPGHALDPETRVGALVDTTQLDTVLGYIEAGKADGATLLTGGERVLEDTCGVYVQPAIFDGVTNAMRIAREEIFGPVLSVITFDSAEEAVAIANDSPFGLAAAVWTNDISRAHKTARALRAGSVWVNQYDGGDMTAPFGGFKQSGNGRDKSLHAFDKYTELKATWIKL; this is translated from the coding sequence ATGGCAACTGCACCACGTGAACACTGGGAACAGCTGTTCCAGACCCTGAAGATCGAAGGCCGCGCCTTTATCGACGGGCAGTATTGCACCAGTGTCGCTGGTGACACTTTCGATTGTTCGAGCCCGGTCGATGGCCGTCATCTGGCGCAGATCGCCAGTTGCGACAGCGCCGACGCCGAGCGCGCGGTGGCCGCTGCGCGCCGCACATTCGACAGTGGTGTCTGGGCCGACCAGGCGCCAGCCCAACGCAAGCGTGTGCTGATTGCCTTTGCCGACCTGCTGCTGGCCAACGCCCAGGAGCTGGCATTGCTGGAAACCCTGGACATGGGCAAGCCCATTGCCGATTCCCTGAGCATCGACATTCCTGCGGCGGCCAATGCCATCCGCTGGAACGCCGAAGCCATCGACAAGATTTATGACGAAGTTGCTGCGACCCCGTCCGATCAGCTGGGTTTGGTCACCCGCTCGCCGGTCGGCGTGGTCGCGGCCATTGTTCCGTGGAACTTTCCACTGATGATGGCCTGCTGGAAGCTCGGCCCGGCCCTGGCCACCGGTAACTCGGTGATCCTCAAGCCGTCCGAAAAATCACCGCTGACGGCGATTCGTATCGCCCAGTTGGCACTTGAAGCCGGTATTCCGGCAGGCGTATTGAACGTGCTGCCCGGTTACGGTCATACCGTGGGCAAGGCCTTGGCCCTGCATATGGATGTGGACACCTTGGTGTTCACGGGTTCCACCCGCATTGCCAAGCAACTGATGGTCTATGCCGGTGAATCGAACATGAAGCGCGTGTGGCTGGAAGCCGGTGGCAAGAGCCCGAACATCGTGTTCGCCGATGCCCCCGACCTGCAGGCCGCCGCCGAAGCTGCCGCTGCCGCCATCGCCTTCAACCAGGGCGAAGTGTGCATCGCCGGTTCGCGCCTGCTGATCGAGCGCAGCATCAAGGCGCGCTTCCTGCCGATGGTGGTCGAGGCACTCAAGGCCTGGAAGCCGGGCCACGCGCTGGACCCGGAAACACGCGTTGGTGCCCTGGTGGATACCACACAACTGGACACCGTGCTGGGCTACATCGAGGCCGGCAAGGCCGATGGCGCCACGCTGCTGACCGGTGGCGAGCGCGTGCTGGAAGACACCTGCGGCGTGTATGTACAGCCGGCAATCTTCGATGGCGTCACCAACGCCATGCGCATCGCCCGCGAGGAAATCTTCGGGCCGGTGCTTTCGGTGATCACCTTCGACAGCGCCGAGGAGGCCGTGGCCATTGCCAACGACTCGCCTTTCGGCCTGGCCGCAGCGGTGTGGACCAACGATATTTCCCGTGCCCACAAGACTGCCCGTGCCCTGCGCGCCGGCAGTGTCTGGGTCAACCAGTACGACGGCGGTGACATGACCGCGCCGTTCGGCGGCTTCAAGCAGTCGGGTAATGGCCGGGACAAGTCGCTGCACGCTTTTGACAAATACACCGAACTCAAGGCGACCTGGATCAAGCTGTAA
- a CDS encoding glutamine synthetase family protein, which yields MTSVSPCAIPLDEMGEFLKAYPEVQFVDLLIADMNGVVRGKRIERASLVKVYEKGINLPASLFALDINGSTVESTGLGLDIGDADRICFPIPGTLSYEPWQKRPTAQLLMTMHELDGQPFFADPREVLRGVVEKFDALGLDICAAFELEFYLIDQDNLNGRPQPPRSPISGKRPQSTQVYLIDDLDEYVDCLQDMLEAAKEQGIPADAIVKESAPAQFEVNMHHVVDPMKACDYAVLLKRLIKNIAYDHEMDSTFMAKPYPGQAGNGLHVHISLLDKKTGKNIFATDDPEQSQTLRHAIGGVLETMPASMAFLCPNVNSYRRFGAQFYVPNAPSWGLDNRTVAVRVPTGSSDAVRIEHRVAGADANPYLMMAAILAGIHHGLTNQIEPGAPIEGNSYEQLEQSLPNNLRDALRELDDSEVLNQYISPDYIDIFVACKESEMAEFEVSISDLEYNWYLHTV from the coding sequence ATGACGTCGGTCTCTCCGTGCGCCATCCCTCTCGACGAGATGGGTGAATTTCTCAAGGCCTACCCTGAGGTGCAATTTGTCGATCTGCTGATTGCAGACATGAACGGCGTGGTACGAGGCAAGCGCATCGAGCGTGCGAGCCTGGTCAAGGTCTACGAAAAAGGCATCAACTTGCCGGCCTCGTTGTTCGCCCTGGACATCAACGGTTCTACCGTCGAAAGCACCGGCCTGGGCCTGGATATCGGCGATGCCGACCGTATCTGCTTCCCGATTCCCGGCACCCTGAGCTACGAGCCCTGGCAGAAGCGCCCGACCGCTCAGCTTTTGATGACCATGCACGAACTGGACGGCCAGCCGTTCTTTGCTGACCCGCGGGAAGTGCTGCGTGGTGTGGTGGAGAAGTTCGACGCGCTGGGCCTGGACATCTGTGCAGCCTTTGAACTTGAGTTCTACCTGATCGACCAGGACAACCTCAACGGCCGTCCACAACCGCCGCGCTCGCCGATCTCCGGCAAGCGCCCGCAGTCGACCCAGGTGTACCTGATCGACGATCTGGACGAGTACGTCGACTGCCTGCAGGACATGCTCGAAGCGGCGAAGGAACAGGGCATTCCGGCCGACGCCATCGTCAAGGAAAGTGCCCCGGCGCAGTTTGAAGTGAACATGCACCATGTCGTCGATCCGATGAAGGCGTGCGACTACGCGGTGCTGCTCAAGCGCCTGATCAAGAACATCGCCTACGACCATGAAATGGATTCCACTTTCATGGCCAAGCCCTACCCGGGCCAGGCCGGTAACGGCCTGCACGTGCACATTTCGCTGCTGGACAAGAAGACCGGCAAGAACATCTTTGCCACTGACGACCCAGAGCAGAGCCAGACCCTGCGTCACGCCATTGGTGGTGTGCTGGAGACCATGCCGGCGTCGATGGCCTTCCTGTGCCCGAACGTCAACTCGTACCGCCGCTTCGGCGCTCAGTTCTATGTGCCCAATGCGCCGAGCTGGGGCCTGGACAACCGTACCGTGGCGGTCCGTGTGCCAACCGGCAGCAGCGATGCCGTGCGTATCGAGCACCGTGTCGCCGGCGCGGACGCCAACCCCTACCTGATGATGGCAGCGATTCTGGCCGGTATTCACCACGGCCTGACCAACCAGATCGAGCCGGGTGCGCCTATCGAAGGCAACTCGTACGAGCAGTTGGAGCAGAGCCTGCCGAACAACTTGCGCGATGCGCTGCGTGAACTCGATGACAGTGAAGTGCTGAACCAATACATCAGCCCGGACTACATCGACATTTTTGTCGCCTGCAAGGAAAGCGAAATGGCCGAGTTCGAGGTGTCGATTTCCGACCTCGAATACAACTGGTACCTGCATACCGTGTGA
- a CDS encoding LysR family transcriptional regulator, translated as MQYQISHADLSLVLALVRGRSLAKAAELLRVDVSTVFRSIRRMEAALGTALFVKSRKGYIPTGTAQALAEQAERAEQALDAARVALEHGEQVVSGTVRLTCTDAVLHSLLLPALAEFMPAYPALSLELATSNTFANLSRRDADLALRLTNSPPEHLVGRCLGKASYVVCGREEFREKLKETPTSLPWIAPDDTMQDHSTVVWRSEHLPGVMPRYRCSSISAIAQLVSAGMGVAALPDYMAHTLPGVEPLSDALPGCDTELWLLTRPDCRALRSVQTLFDELTPRLRDALGRQ; from the coding sequence ATGCAATATCAGATCAGTCACGCCGACCTTTCGCTGGTCCTCGCCCTGGTACGCGGACGCTCGCTGGCCAAGGCGGCAGAGCTGCTGCGGGTAGACGTTTCAACGGTGTTCCGCTCGATCCGGCGCATGGAAGCCGCACTGGGTACTGCGTTGTTCGTCAAAAGCCGCAAGGGTTACATCCCCACCGGCACCGCCCAGGCCCTGGCCGAGCAGGCCGAGCGCGCCGAGCAGGCCCTGGATGCCGCCCGGGTGGCCCTGGAGCATGGTGAACAAGTGGTCAGTGGCACCGTGCGCCTGACCTGTACCGATGCGGTGCTGCACAGCCTGTTACTGCCGGCGCTGGCCGAATTCATGCCGGCCTACCCGGCACTTTCGCTTGAGCTGGCCACCTCCAACACCTTCGCCAACCTGAGCCGCCGCGATGCCGACCTCGCCCTGCGCCTGACCAACTCGCCCCCGGAGCATCTGGTCGGTCGCTGCCTGGGCAAGGCTTCCTACGTGGTGTGTGGCCGCGAAGAGTTTCGCGAAAAGCTCAAGGAAACCCCAACCAGCCTGCCCTGGATCGCCCCCGACGACACCATGCAGGACCACTCCACCGTGGTCTGGCGCAGCGAGCACCTGCCAGGGGTGATGCCCCGCTACCGCTGCAGCAGCATCTCTGCCATTGCCCAATTGGTGAGCGCCGGCATGGGTGTGGCCGCCCTGCCCGACTACATGGCCCACACCCTGCCGGGGGTCGAGCCCTTGAGCGATGCCTTGCCCGGCTGTGACACCGAGCTCTGGCTGCTGACCCGCCCGGACTGCCGCGCGCTGCGTTCGGTACAGACGCTGTTTGACGAACTGACCCCCCGGCTGCGCGATGCGCTAGGCCGCCAATAA